One Microplitis demolitor isolate Queensland-Clemson2020A chromosome 2, iyMicDemo2.1a, whole genome shotgun sequence DNA segment encodes these proteins:
- the LOC103573510 gene encoding CD109 antigen, which yields MWFLLLVLLLAPINGQLSQNEYEVTSNLPWNNRYDESNNARDQNQQWNNRYDDSNDSRDQNLQWNNRYDDNFNTRDQNPGFSFPRTNNDNLILKEATYFVVASRLCRPGQIYRLAVDVLRSVLPMTVRASVQRNGVEVGSDYKEIKEGIPENLMIQIPPTLVSGDFKLRVEGLYNGLTGGQAFLNETKLVFSQRAMTIFIQMDKPVYMQGQTVRFRAVPINTELKAFIDPVNVLMLDPHGRIMRRWISRQSNLGTVSLSYQLSDQPIFGDWKIVVEAQGQKEEKNFTVEEYYQTRFEVNVTMPAFFFDRDPYIHGVIQANYTSGAPVRGNLTIKAVIKPLNLFRSSQSTPLEFYFNFNEYYPAWFKQPEIYQNYPVMRFFNGTYRFQYPMYELLSRSSVADGLEVQIIATVGESFLNEVIVGYSTARIFNSTVRIHFSGGSPQIFKPAMPYTLNLVASYHDGSALKASKLWNAQMEIRADIESRGGSRSLDTQYLRVSPDHEAVWSMKIDLRHQLGLGDNPQQVQKALNEIKSVRVHASFIDGEGERANAELLLLAHESPNNKNIKLSTSTKHPKVGDYLVLHVQTNYYIETFNYIIMSKGTILLTGQDVMEPNIKTFSIPLSSEMAPVATAVVYHVGRYGDVVADSLTIPVNGISGNNFTVFINNKKAKTGEKVEVAIYGEPGAYVALSGIDRAFYSMQAGNELTYANVISKMSYFGEETNGTHTHSWFFHSGDPDDAVFFPSSSFGIDVNRTFEYIGLVVFTDASIHRRPDNCNRTQGYGECLSGRCYRLEKHCDGIFDCDDGTDEARCKTGNATDLALFRKNRFNRIQRQYDNVWLWKDINIGPHGRKIFNIDVPRRPVHWMVTVFSMSPNRGFGMLPKAIEYTGVLPFFINVEMPTHCRQGEQVGVRVSVFNYLPYNIEATVILADSRDYKFVHVEEDGIVRSYNPRTSFGEHQFFIWIPAQDAVIVYLPIVPVRLGDIKVKVYALTIIGKDTVERTIHVESDGIPQYRHQSILLDLSTRGLLTLHMHVNLTATPEVSYAEDRYYVYGSNRAKISVVGDVVGPIFDTMPVNSTSLLGLPMDCAEQNMFSFAAHMYTTLYMRWVNQRNLKREKESFNYMNVAYQRQLSFMNPDGSFSLFRSDWNQSSSSVWLTAFCARIFQEANFAEWENYLYIDPEVIKASINWLLKYQTQEGSFYEITWLPDRKVNSSFDDEFDFIRHRNLSLTAHVLITLVSVKDLSGELGTRVALSEAKAIRWLEINLKHLDTHGSPYEIAIVAYALSLAKSSSAEYAFSVLNSRLIEEEGFMYWGRQRLPPLPSKQENNRPYHLPRLPYAYDAENIETTAYALLIYVARQETKIDGIVRWLNSQRLTDGGWASTQDTMWAMKALMQYTSKSRLREVSQLTLKVEPTALGGQVKRFEINEKNIAKLQSFDIPEAWGTVQMIIEGSGYVIIQMSVQYNVDLQKFQTEPPVKAFDLVVRHNSYGRNQSHINYLSCQRWTNINESERSGMAVLDVTIPTGYIIQQQNLDAYVRAREVRNLQRARFTERKVLFYFDYLDDEETCVNFTIERWYPVANMSRYLAVRVYDYYAPERFNETIFDALSTYLLNVCEVCGSSQCPYCPIYNAAMTLSTPAVFIIVISLFFTNIRYFRTQEFSIG from the exons ATGTGGTTTTTACTACTGGTTTTATTATTAGCACCAATAAATGGTCAATTATCTCAAAATGAGTATGAAGTAACATCAAACTTACCATGGAATAATCGCTATGATGAATCTAATAATGCAAGAGACCAAAATCAACAATGGAATAATCGTTATGATGATTCCAATGATTCAAGAGACCAAAACCTACAATGGAATAATCGTTACGATGATAACTTTAATACGAGAGATCAAAACCCAGGATTTTCATTCCCGAGAacgaataatgataatttgatACTTAAAGAAGC AACATATTTTGTTGTGGCATCTCGCTTATGTCGACCCGGACAAATATACCGACTAGCAGTCGATGTTCTCCGCAGTGTATTGCCAATGACAGTGCGCGCATCAGTTCAACGTAATGGAGTAGAAGTTGGATCAGactataaagaaataaaagaaggtATCCCCGAAAATTTAATGATCCAAATTCCACCCACGTTAGTCAGCGGAGATTTTAAACTCCGAGTGGAAGGTCTCTATAACGGACTAACCGGTGGTCAAGCTTTTCTCAACGAGACAAAACTTGTGTTTTCTCAACGTGCGATgactatttttattcaaatggaCAAGCCAGTTTATATGCAAGGTCAAACAGTGCGTTTTAGAGCCGTACCAATAAACACCGAACTAAAAGCGTTTATTGATCCTGTCAATGTTTTAATGCTGGATCCCCATGGTCGAATTATGCGTCGCTGGATTAGTCGACAGAGTAATCTCGGTACAGTTTCTTTGAGCTATCAATTGTCTGACCAGCCAATTTTTGGTGACTGGAAAATAGTCGTCGAAGCTCAGGGAcaaaaagaagaaaagaatTTTACTGTTGAAGAGTATTATCAAACACGTTTTGAAGTTAACGTAACAATGCCTGCATTTTTCTTCGATAGAGACCCATATATTCATGGAGTAATCCAAGCCAATTATACATCCGGTGCACCGGTAAGAGGAAATTTGACAATAAAGGCTGTgataaaaccattaaatttatttcgctcATCGCAGTCAACACcccttgaattttattttaacttcaaTGAATATTATCCAGCTTGGTTTAAACAACCGGAAATATATCAAAACTATCCGGTAATGAGATTCTTTAATGGTACTTATAGATTTCAGTATCCAATGTATGAACTTTTATCGCGTTCGTCTGTTGCCGATGGATTGGAAGTCCAGATAATCGCGACGGTGGGAGAAAGTTTTTTGAATGAAGTAATCGTTGGTTATTCTACTGCTAGAATATTTAACTCAACTGTCCGCATCCATTTTTCTGGTGGTTCAcctcaaatatttaaaccagCTATGCCATACACATTAAATCTCGTCGCTTCGTATCACGATGGGTCGGCACTAAAAGCTTCAAAACTGTGGAATGCGCAAATGGAAATCCGCGCAGACATTGAATCGAGAGGCGGTTCTAGGAGCCTAGATACCCAGTATCTACGAGTTTCTCCAGACCATGAAGCCGTTTGGTCAATGAAAATTGACCTAAGACATCAATTAGGACTGGGGGACAATCCTCAGCAAGTACAAAAAGCTCTCAATGAAATAAAGTCGGTCAGAGTTCACGCGTCTTTTATTGACGGGGAAGGAGAAAGAGCTAATGCAGAATTACTTCTTCTCGCTCACGAATCACCAAATAACAAAAACATAAAACTATCGACATCAACGAAACATCCAAAAGTCGGTGACTACTTGGTGCTTCACGTCCAAACAAATTATTACATCGaaacatttaattacataataatgTCTAAGGGGACGATACTTTTGACTGGTCAAGATGTCATGGAGCCAAATATCAAAACATTTTCTATTCCCCTGAGTTCAGAAATGGCGCCCGTTGCTACCGCTGTCGTTTATCACGTCGGTAGATACGGTGACGTTGTCGCAGATTCTTTAACTATTCCCGTAAACGGCATTTCCGGCAACAATTTCACTGtttttattaacaacaaaaaaGCGAAAACTGGAGAAAAAGTAGAAGTGGCAATTTACGGCGAACCAGGTGCGTATGTCGCACTGTCAGGAATTGATCGCGCGTTTTACTCAATGCAAGCCGGCAACGAGCTCACTTATGCAAatgtaatttcaaaaatgtcgTACTTTGGTGAAGAAACAAATGGTACCCATACGCACTCATGGTTTTTCCATAGTGGAGATCCAGATGATGCCGTTTTCTTTCCGTCATCGAGCTTTGGAATTGACGTTAATCGAACATTTGAGTACATTGGTCTAGTTGTTTTTACAGACGCTTCTATACATCGAAGACCAGACAATTGCAATCGAACACAAGGATACGGCGAATGTTTAAGCGGACGATGTTACAGACTTGAGAAACACTGCGACGGTATATTTGACTGCGACGATGGTACAGACGAAGCCAGATGTAAAACTGGCAATGCAACAGACTTAGCTCTCTTTCGTAAAAACCGTTTTAATAGAATTCAACGGCAATATGACAACGTTTGGTTATGGAAAGATATAAACATTGGACCACATGgtcgtaaaatatttaacatcgACGTGCCCCGTCGACCTGTTCACTGGATGGTCACCGTTTTTAGCATGAGTCCGAATCGTGGTTTTGGAATGCTACCAAAAGCCATAGAATATACCGGAGTGTTACCGTTCTTCATTAACGTCGAAATGCCGACGCACTGCCGTCAAGGCGAACAAGTTGGAGTCCGCGTttctgtatttaattatttgccGTACAATATTGAAGCGACTGTTATTTTAGCAGACTCGCGTGATTACAAATTCGTTCACGTTGAAGAAGACGGTATCGTTAGATCTTATAATCCAAGAACGTCATTTGGAGAGCATCAGTTTTTTATATGGATTCCTGCTCAAGATGCTGTCATCGTTTATCTGCCGATAGTACCAGTTCGTCTTGGTgacataaaagtaaaagtttaCGCATTGACGATAATAGGAAAAGATACAGTCGAGCGTACGATCCATGTTGAGTCTGATGGAATTCCTCAGTATCGACATCAATCTATTCTTCTGGATTTGAGTACTCGAGGTTTATTGACGTTACATATGCATGTGAATCTTACGGCGACACCAGAAGTGTCTTATGCTGAGGATCGTTACTATGTGTACGGTTCGAATAGAGCTAAAATAAGTGTTGTCGGTGACGTTGTTGGGCCTATATTTGATACAATGCCTGTGAACTCAACGAGTTTATTGGGACTTCCGATGGACTGCGCTGAGCAAAATATGTTCAGTTTTGCTGCTCATATGTACACAACTCTTTACATGCGATGGGTAAATCAGCGAAATTTAAAACGAGAGAAAGAAAGCTTCAATTATATGAATGTCGCGTATCAAAGACAATTGTCATTCATGAATCCTGATGGATCTTTTAGTTTGTTTAGGAGTGATTGGAATCAGTCGTCATCGAGTGTGTGGCTCACGGCTTTCTGTGCTCGCATTTTCCAAGAAGCAAATTTTGCAGAGTGGGAAAATTATCTTTACATTGACCCCGAAGTTATAAAAGCTTCGATTAATTGGCTCTTGAAATATCAAACGCAAGAAGGTTCATTTTATGAAATCACCTGGTTACCAGACAGAAAAGTTAACAGCTCGTTTGATGatgaatttgattttataCGTCACAGAAATTTAAGTCTCACTGCTCATGTGTTGATAACTTTGGTGTCGGTTAAAGATTTGTCTGGAGAACTAGGAACGAGGGTTGCGTTGAGTGAAGCAAAAGCAATAAGATGGcttgagataaatttaaaacacttAGATACACATGGATCGCCATATGAAATAGCGATTGTTGCTTACGCTCTTTCTCTCGCTAAATCTTCCAGTGCAGAGTATGCGTTTTCTGTACTCAATTCACGGCTTATTGAAGAAGAAGGTTTCATGTACTGGGGTCGTCAACGTCTTCCACCTTTACCTAGTAAACAAGAGAACAACAGACCCTATCATTTGCCAAGATTGCCGTATGCTTATGACGCGGAGAATATTGAGACTACAGCTTATGCACTATTGATTTACGTTGCGAGACAGGAAACTAAAATTGATGGGATAGTGAGGTGGTTAAATTCACAGAGGTTGACTGATGGTGGTTGGGCATCAACTCAAGACACGATGTGGGCAATGAAAGCGCTCATGCAATATACATCTAAATCGAGACTTCGAGAAGTCAGTCAATTGACTCTTAAAGTCGAACCAACTGCTCTGGGTGGTCAAGTTAAAAGATTTgagatcaatgaaaaaaatatcgctAAGCTTCAGAGTTTTGAC ataccTGAAGCATGGGGAACAGTCCAGATGATTATTGAAGGCTCTGGTTATGTGATTATTCAAATGTCAGTACAATATAACGttgatttacaaaaattcCAAACAGAACCACCAGTTAAAGCATTCGATTTGGTTGTCAGGCACAACTCATATGGAAGAAATCAGTCTCACATAAATTATCTCAGTTGTCAAAg gtggACCAACATTAATGAATCAGAAAGATCTGGAATGGCTGTACTGGATGTAACAATACCCACTGGTTATATCATTCAGCAGCAAAATTTGGATGCATACGTCCGTGCAAGAGAAGTGAGAAATCTACAGCGGGCGCGATTTACTGAACGAAaggttttgttttattttgactaCTTAGACGACGAAGAAACTTGTGTTAATTTCACTATCGAAAGGTGGTATCCTGTCGCAAATATGTCACGTTATTTAGCTGTCAGagtttatgattattatgcACCTGAACGTTTTAACGAAACGATATTTGATGCATTATCAAcatatcttttgaacgtttGCGAAGTATGTGGTAGTTCTCAATGTCCGTACTGCCCAATTTATAATGCCGCTATGACATTATCAACACCCGcagtatttataattgttatttcattattttttaccaataTCAGGTATTTTAGAACACAAGAATTTAGTATCGGATAG
- the LOC103573511 gene encoding ubiquitin-conjugating enzyme E2 T, protein MPRVNNRLTRELAKLTQNPPEGIACYQKDDKINHLIVTILGPSGSPYEGGLFKLEVEVDDSYPFEPPRIKFLTPVYHPNIDTGGRICMDLLKMPPNGGWNPTFTLENIFVAVQSLLGHPNPDDPLMPTIANEYRFDKSEFEKKARDHVLKHANS, encoded by the coding sequence ATGCCACGAGTAAATAATAGATTGACAAGAGAGCTTGCCAAACTTACTCAAAATCCGCCAGAAGGTATAGCATGTTATCAAaaagatgataaaataaatcatttgattgTGACTATTTTGGGACCAAGTGGTAGCCCTTATGAAGgcggattatttaaattagaagTAGAAGTTGATGATTCTTATCCATTTGAACCAccgagaataaaatttttaacgccTGTTTACCATCCAAATATCGATACCGGTGGTAGAATTTGtatggatttattaaaaatgccACCGAATGGTGGCTGGAATCCTACATTCacattagaaaatatttttgttgctGTACAATCATTACTGGGCCACCCAAATCCAGATGATCCGTTGATGCCGACTATTGCAAATGAATATCGGTTTGATAAAAGTGAATTCGAGAAGAAAGCTCGTGACCATGTACTGAAACACGCTAAttcttaa
- the LOC103573567 gene encoding uncharacterized protein LOC103573567 — protein sequence MHFQILFIIIFKYFINLSFATISTHVKWDKLQGDFVPINNTSVSRFENPFRKRSHQLEIHKFQGELIKLAYYEEKNLVDFYDRDSKVTGICGEIWNILSEYLNFTLLPVKIKDSNFGRKTTNGTYTGLLGILQRREVHVLPRVHYYLAHWNMMDYTVPLWKNSVHMYNRPEYKSNESWIFRLFSWRVWLLLATMLIIFSVLGTLSEKILPAQTQKDYLRLQDYLFYTFATFCSQGWLPQALEEKSKILELSKRIFSWFLLITISSHLVSHMTNTAMDPPFSNFESLLNSTNYQILIHNGSLSSERIKMEVAVHGKKYSSRFHYVASKERLTQRACWSKKKYAIIEADDRQQASGMKTCYLVKTGKPLFSTWTTNGIVKGFKYKRSFDIGIIRLHECGLLDGLIDRWMPYKITQLNDYVGYSINFNHVFILFVIIFFAGIVSIIICVIENIIF from the exons AtgcattttcaaatattatttattattatttttaaatattttattaatttatcttttgcAACAATAAGCACACACGTTAAATGGGATAAATTACAGGGAGATTTTGTTCCTATAAACAACACTTCTGTTAGTCGATTTGAAAATCCATTTCGTAAACGATCGCATCAACTAGAAATTCACAAATTTCAAGGcgaattaataaaacttgcTTATTATGAG GAAAAAAATCTTGTTGACTTTTATGATAGAGACTCAAAAGTTACTGGAATCTGTGGAGAAATATGGAATATATTATcagaatatttaaactttac ACTTTTGCCagttaaaattaaagacaGTAATTTTGGACGTAAAACAACGAATGGTACTTACACTGGATTATTAGGAATATTACAAAGAAGAGAAGTGCATGTCTTACCACgggttcattattatttggctCATTGGAATATGATGGACTATACTGTTCCACTATGGAAAAATAG tGTACATATGTATAACCGTCCAGAGTATAAATCCAACGAGTCGTGGATTTTTCGATTGTTCAGTTGGCGAGTATGGCTATTGTTGGCGacaatgttaattattttcagtgtACTCGGAACtttatctgaaaaaatattacctGCACAAACTCAAAAAGATTATTTAAGACTACAGGATTATTTGTTCTACACATTTGCTACATTTTGTTCTCAAG GCTGGTTACCACAAGCTTTAGAAGAAAAATCTAAGATACTTGAATTATCAAAACGAATATTTTCATGGTTTCTTCTTATTACAATTAGTTCTCATCTGGTATCTCATATGACAAACACTGCTATGGATCCACCATTTAGTAACTTTGAATCACTTCTCAACAGCACAAATTATCAGATTTTAATTCACAATGGATCATTGTCTTCCGAAAGGATCAaa atgGAAGTTGCAgttcacggaaaaaaatactcGAGTCGTTTTCATTACGTAGCTTCTAAAGAAAGATTGACTCAACGAGCTTgctggagtaaaaaaaaatatgccaTTATTGAAGCTGATGACCGACAACAAGCTTCGGGTATGAAAACTTGTTACTTAGTTAAAACTGGCAAGCCCCTTTTTTCAACTTGGACCACTAATGGAATCGTCAaaggatttaaatataaacgtTCTTTTGACATAGg gaTTATTAGATTGCATGAATGTGGTCTCCTTGATGGTCTGATAGATCGTTGGATGCCATATAAAATTACACAATTGAATGATTATGTTGGAtatagtattaattttaatcatgttttcatactttttgtaataattttcttcGCCGGTATagtttctattattatttgtgttattgaaaatattatattt
- the LOC103573512 gene encoding uncharacterized protein LOC103573512 has product MDSYAELCGFMDAKLPGNLMRKRSFVSWKTWRRHWCTVRKLGLGLGAEVQLERGLTIDGLNAYRNTIKIPSDSVICRTESRTKSFAFGIFPAKERKPLLYLSGMSESETQRWMANIRELLKPRRYRFVEGTFNISMVDNTHSRSSGLTGLHGDLVASRCGIFIKDVHTGNIIEHLEWSEMNQFNLSTIGHPDDVKRICVIHTTKSFRGGIGELNIFCLNASQLLQSLVKQGREPRQHSNKIEIIRPLSLSEGDLRFTNDNELGNLTINSKVVSSLANAELLLLKPRLEREGKFVFNEISDSGKTFRKINEDTIDYYVRAVDNVYDTEPANLSNISASLEELEEPLHKRVSNLSVASGIYEEIVETNYDNKLSMDSLHVYENLSDIKFNYYNKSRIPPPLPPRIRCGSDSSKSGIFSDDELHHEDNFKSSTSSDTTGSPQQKILMPINTTSEHSDYVPMSPRPKDIVVEQEKKQIVSNEEDIYMVMR; this is encoded by the exons ATGGACAGTTATGCAGAACTTTGTGGATTTATGGACGCTAAATTACCTGGTAACTTGATGCGAAAAAGGTCATTTGTTTCGTGGAAAACTTGGCGTCGACATTGGTGCACTGTACGCAAATTAGGACTTGGTCTAGGTGCTGAAGTACAACTGGAGCGTGGTCTTACTATTGATGGTTTGAATGCATACCGGAATACTATTAAAATTCCATCGGATTCAGTGATATGTCGGACAGAATCAAGAACAAAATCCTTTGCCTTTGGCATTTTTCCTGCTAAAGAAAGAAAACCGCTGCTTTATTTAAGTGGAATGTCTGAATCGGAAACCCAGAGGTGGATGGCAAATATTAGAGAATTGTTGAAACCTAGGAGATATCGTTTTGTTGAGGGAACTTTTAATATCTCGATGGTTGATAATACGCATTCGAGATCATCTGGTTTAActg GTCTACACGGAGATTTGGTTGCTAGCCGCTGTGgtattttcataaaagacGTTCATACTGGTAACATAATCGAGCACTTAGAGTGGTCTGAAATGaaccaatttaatttatcaacaattgGTCACCCAGATGACGTTAAACGAATTTGTGTTATTCATACAACTAAATCATTCCGCGGTGGTATCGGTGAACTTAACATATTTTGTTTGAATGCAAGTCAATTATTACAGAGTTTAGTGAAACAAGGCCGTGAGCCACGACAACACagcaataaaattgaaataattcgaCCTTTAAGTTTAAGCGAAGGTGATTTAAGATTTACAAATGACAATGAGTTGGGAAATTTGACTATTAATAGTAAAGTTGTCTCAAGTCTTGCTAATGCTgaacttttattattgaaacCAAGGTTGGAACGTGAGGGAAAGTTTGTGTTCAATGAGATTAGTGATTCTGGTAAAAcgttcagaaaaataaatgaggaTACAATAGATTATTATGTAAGAGCTGTTGATAATGTTTACGACACAGAGCCTgctaatttatcaaatatcaGTGCTAGTTTAGAAGAACTCGAGGAACCTTTACACAAAAGAGTGTCTAATTTATCAGTAGCTTCGGGTATTTATGAAGAAATTGTTGAGACTAATTATGATAACAAACTTAGCATGGATAGTTTACATGTTTATGAAAATCTTAgtgacattaaatttaattattataataaaagtcGCATTCCACCTCCACTGCCCCCACGAATACGTTGTGGTTCAGACTCTTCAAAAAGTGGGATATTTAGTGACGATGAGTTACATCATGAGgacaattttaaatcatcgaCTTCAAGTGACACAACAGGATCTCctcagcaaaaaattttaatgccaaTTAATACGACGTCCGAACACTCTGATTACGTTCCAATGTCTCCACGGCCCAAAGACATTGTTGTAGAGcaggaaaaaaaacaaatagtctCTAATGAAGAAGACATTTATATGGTCATgcgataa